From the Brassica napus cultivar Da-Ae chromosome A8, Da-Ae, whole genome shotgun sequence genome, one window contains:
- the LOC106361670 gene encoding sinapine esterase-like isoform X2 — MASSLKKLISSFLLIFSSTITVDSSEPSCRSYKSIISFGDSGADTGNYLHLSDVNHPPQAAFPPYGETFFHAPTGRNSDGRLIIDFIAEFLGLPYVPPYFGSKNVSVKQGINFAVYGATALDCALLIEKGIGSDFTNVSLSVQLSIFKQISPSLCASSSSHEMLGDSLILMGDIGANDYDYMFFQGKSINEVEELVPLVIKAISSAIVDLINLGGKTFLVPGTFPYGCFPAYLTLFQTAKEEEYDPLTGCLSWLNELGKNHDEHLKTELKRLRKLYPHVNIIYADYYNSMYRFFQEPAKYGFKERPLGACCGVGGQYNFTIGEECGYQGVGSCENPSEYVNWDGYHLTEATHQKMAHGLLNGPYATPAFDWSCLGSASVDTESSFTS; from the exons ATGGCTTCTTCACTGAAGAAGCTCATCTCAAGCTTTCTACTTATCTTTTCCTCCACCATCACTGTTGACTCATCAGAACCGTCGTGTCGAAGTTATAAATCGATCATCAGCTTCGGTGATTCCGGCGCCGACACTGGAAATTATCTCCACCTCTCCGACGTCAATCATCCTCCTCAAGCCGCATTTCCTCCTTATGGAGAAACCTTCTTCCATGCTCCCACCGGCCGTAACTCCGACGGCCGCCTCATCATCGATTTCATCG CTGAGTTCTTGGGACTACCATATGTACCACCTTATTTTGGTTCCAAAAACGTGAGCGTCAAGCAAGGGATCAATTTCGCGGTGTATGGAGCAACAGCTTTGGACTGTGCCTTGCTTATAGAAAAGGGAATTGGATCTGATTTTACCAATGTTAGTTTAAGTGTTCAGCTTAGCATCTTCAAGCAGATTTCACCTAGCCTTTGCGCCTCCTCGTCTTCTCATG AGATGCTTGGAGACTCGCTGATTCTAATGGGAGATATTGGAGCGAATGACTACGATTACATGTTTTTCCAAGGCAAAAGTATCAATGAAGTTGAAGAGCTAGTTCCTCTAGTCATCAAAGCTATCTCTTCGGCAATTGTG GATTTGATCAATTTGGGAGGCAAAACATTTTTGGTGCCCGGAACCTTTCCATATGGATGTTTCCCCGCGTATCTTACTCTATTTCAGAccgcaaaagaagaagaatatgatCCTCTTACAGGTTGCCTCTCATGGCTCAATGAGTTAGGAAAAAACCATGATGAACACCTCAAGACAGAACTCAAACGACTCCGGAAACTCTACCCTCATGTCAACATCATTTATGCTGACTACTACAACTCTATGTACCGGTTTTTCCAAGAACCAGCCAAATACG ggtttaaggagAGACCTTTGGGTGCTTGTTGTGGAGTTGGAGGTCAGTACAACTTCACTATTGGTGAAGAGTGTGGATACCAAGGAGTTGGGAGTTGTGAAAATCCATCTGAGTATGTTAATTGGGATGGTTATCATTTAACCGAAGCAACGCACCAGAAGATGGCTCATGGCTTACTCAACGGTCCATATGCAACTCCTGCTTTCGATTGGTCCTGCCTTGGCTCTGCATCCGTGGATACAGAATCTTCTTTTACTAGTTGA
- the LOC106361670 gene encoding sinapine esterase-like isoform X1, giving the protein MASSLKKLISSFLLIFSSTITVDSSEPSCRSYKSIISFGDSGADTGNYLHLSDVNHPPQAAFPPYGETFFHAPTGRNSDGRLIIDFIAEFLGLPYVPPYFGSKNVSVKQGINFAVYGATALDCALLIEKGIGSDFTNVSLSVQLSIFKQISPSLCASSSSHDCKEMLGDSLILMGDIGANDYDYMFFQGKSINEVEELVPLVIKAISSAIVDLINLGGKTFLVPGTFPYGCFPAYLTLFQTAKEEEYDPLTGCLSWLNELGKNHDEHLKTELKRLRKLYPHVNIIYADYYNSMYRFFQEPAKYGFKERPLGACCGVGGQYNFTIGEECGYQGVGSCENPSEYVNWDGYHLTEATHQKMAHGLLNGPYATPAFDWSCLGSASVDTESSFTS; this is encoded by the exons ATGGCTTCTTCACTGAAGAAGCTCATCTCAAGCTTTCTACTTATCTTTTCCTCCACCATCACTGTTGACTCATCAGAACCGTCGTGTCGAAGTTATAAATCGATCATCAGCTTCGGTGATTCCGGCGCCGACACTGGAAATTATCTCCACCTCTCCGACGTCAATCATCCTCCTCAAGCCGCATTTCCTCCTTATGGAGAAACCTTCTTCCATGCTCCCACCGGCCGTAACTCCGACGGCCGCCTCATCATCGATTTCATCG CTGAGTTCTTGGGACTACCATATGTACCACCTTATTTTGGTTCCAAAAACGTGAGCGTCAAGCAAGGGATCAATTTCGCGGTGTATGGAGCAACAGCTTTGGACTGTGCCTTGCTTATAGAAAAGGGAATTGGATCTGATTTTACCAATGTTAGTTTAAGTGTTCAGCTTAGCATCTTCAAGCAGATTTCACCTAGCCTTTGCGCCTCCTCGTCTTCTCATG ATTGTAAAGAGATGCTTGGAGACTCGCTGATTCTAATGGGAGATATTGGAGCGAATGACTACGATTACATGTTTTTCCAAGGCAAAAGTATCAATGAAGTTGAAGAGCTAGTTCCTCTAGTCATCAAAGCTATCTCTTCGGCAATTGTG GATTTGATCAATTTGGGAGGCAAAACATTTTTGGTGCCCGGAACCTTTCCATATGGATGTTTCCCCGCGTATCTTACTCTATTTCAGAccgcaaaagaagaagaatatgatCCTCTTACAGGTTGCCTCTCATGGCTCAATGAGTTAGGAAAAAACCATGATGAACACCTCAAGACAGAACTCAAACGACTCCGGAAACTCTACCCTCATGTCAACATCATTTATGCTGACTACTACAACTCTATGTACCGGTTTTTCCAAGAACCAGCCAAATACG ggtttaaggagAGACCTTTGGGTGCTTGTTGTGGAGTTGGAGGTCAGTACAACTTCACTATTGGTGAAGAGTGTGGATACCAAGGAGTTGGGAGTTGTGAAAATCCATCTGAGTATGTTAATTGGGATGGTTATCATTTAACCGAAGCAACGCACCAGAAGATGGCTCATGGCTTACTCAACGGTCCATATGCAACTCCTGCTTTCGATTGGTCCTGCCTTGGCTCTGCATCCGTGGATACAGAATCTTCTTTTACTAGTTGA
- the LOC106361671 gene encoding GDSL esterase/lipase At1g28670, producing MASPLKKLISTFLFLLSSTVIMVASSEPLCHPYKSIISFGDSIADTGNYLRLSDVNHLPQAAFLPYGETFFHPPSGRYSDGRLIIDFIAEFLGLPYVPPYFGSQNVSFEQGINFAVYGATALDRAFLMEKGIKSDFTNVSLNVQLNTFKQILPNLCASTSRDCREMLGDSLILMGEIGGNDYNYPFFEGKSINEIKELVPLIIKTISSAIVDLVDLGGKTFLVPGNFPIGCSASYLTLFHNAKEEEHDPFTGCIPWLNEFGEYHNDQLKTELKRLQKLYPHVNIIYADYYNSIHTFFQEPAKYGFKNRPLAACCGVGGKYNFTVNEECGYRGVNYCQNPSEYVNWDGYHLTEAAYRKIAHGLLNGPYAAPAFDWSCPGSASVDKKYSFSS from the exons ATGGCTTCTCCATTGAAGAAGCTCATCTCAACCTTTTTGTTTCTCCTATCCTCCACTGTCATCATGGTTGCCTCATCAGAACCACTGTGTCATCCTTATAAATCGATCATAAGCTTCGGTGATTCCATCGCCGACACTGGAAATTATCTACGTCTCTCCGACGTCAATCATCTTCCTCAAGCCGCATTTCTACCTTACGGCGAAACCTTCTTCCATCCTCCCTCTGGCCGTTACTCCGATGGCCGTCTTATCATAGACTTCATCG CTGAGTTCTTGGGACTACCATACGTACCACCTTATTTCGGATCTCAAAACGTGAGCTTCGAGCAAGGGATTAATTTTGCGGTGTATGGAGCAACGGCCTTGGATCGTGCATTTCTTATGGAAAAAGGAATTAAATCTGATTTCACCAATGTTAGTTTAAATGTTCAGCTTAACACATTCAAGCAGATTTTACCTAACCTCTGCGCCTCGACTTCTCGTG ATTGTAGAGAGATGCTTGGAGACTCGCTAATACTCATGGGAGAGATTGGTGGGAATGACTATAATTACCCCTTCTTCGAAGGCAAAAGTATCAATGAGATCAAAGAGCTTGTTCCTCTAATCATCAAAACTATTTCTTCAGCAATTGTG GATTTGGTAGATTTGGGAGGCAAGACCTTTTTGGTACCTGGAAACTTTCCAATAGGATGTTCTGCGTCGTATCTTACTCTATTTCATAatgcaaaagaagaagaacatgacCCTTTCACTGGTTGTATCCCATGGCTCAACGAATTTGGAGAGTACCATAACGACCAGCTTAAGACAGAACTCAAACGACTACAAAAACTATACCCTCATGTTAACATTATTTATGCTGACTACTACAACTCCATCCACACGTTTTTCCAAGAACCAGCCAAATACG GATTTAAGAACAGACCTTTGGCTGCTTGTTGTGGAGTTGGAGGTAAATACAACTTCACTGTTAATGAAGAGTGTGGATACAGAGGAGTTAACTATTGTCAAAATCCATCTGAGTATGTAAATTGGGATGGTTATCACTTAACAGAAGCTGCGTACCGCAAGATCGCTCACGGTTTACTCAATGGTCCATATGCAGCTCCTGCATTTGATTGGTCCTGCCCTGGCTCTGCATCAGtggataaaaaatattctttcaGCAGTTAA
- the LOC106361679 gene encoding uncharacterized protein LOC106361679 gives MSEKSQIPDNSNNNAASSSSAKKPATEIGSNSSFSGQRMTYPNRPESVNPDQATLREQWKFAIRQYSKWYSHAWGTAILAGGVFFGLGWIIKGSNPLPSLQSSSKSPKPDEEK, from the coding sequence aTGTCTGAGAAGAGCCAAATCCCCGATAACAGCAACAACAACgccgcttcttcttcgtcgGCGAAGAAACCGGCGACAGAGATCGGATCGAATTCGAGCTTCTCGGGTCAGAGGATGACGTATCCTAACCGGCCAGAGTCGGTGAATCCGGATCAGGCGACGCTGAGGGAGCAGTGGAAGTTCGCGATAAGGCAGTACAGCAAGTGGTACTCACACGCTTGGGGCACTGCGATTCTCGCCGGAGGCGTCTTCTTCGGACTCGGTTGGATCATCAAAGGCTCTAATCCTCTTCCTTCACTCCAATCGAGTTCTAAGTCTCCTAAACCCGATGAAGAGAAATGA
- the LOC106361673 gene encoding ras-related protein RABA1i-like encodes MGAYRAEDDYDYLFKVVLTGDSGVGKSNLLSRFTRNDFSNDSRATIGVEFATRSIQCDDKIVKAQIWDTAGQERYRAITSAYYRGAVGALLVYDVTRHVTFENVERWLKELRDHTDANIVIMLVGNKADLRHLRAISTEDAKGFAERENTFFMETSALEALNVENAFTEVLTEIYRVVSKKALEAGDDPTTALPKGQTINVGDISAVKKPGCCSA; translated from the exons ATGGGAGCATATAGAGCAGAAGATGATTATGATTACCTCTTCAAGGTGGTCTTAACCGGAGACTCCGGCGTGGGGAAATCTAATCTGTTATCTCGTTTCACCAGAAATGACTTCAGCAACGACTCACGTGCCACCATCGGTGTTGAGTTCGCCACACGTAGCATCCAATGCGATGACAAGATCGTCAAGGCTCAAATCTGGGATACCGCCGGTCAAGAAAG GTACCGAGCCATCACGAGCGCATATTACCGAGGAGCCGTTGGCGCGTTGCTAGTCTACGACGTGACGCGTCACGTGACGTTCGAGAACGTTGAGAGATGGCTAAAGGAGCTAAGGGACCACACCGACGCGAACATTGTGATAATGCTCGTTGGTAACAAAGCTGATCTTCGTCACCTTCGAGCCATCTCTACCGAAGATGCCAAGGGGTTTGCGGAGAGAGAGAACACGTTCTTCATGGAGACATCTGCGCTTGAAGCTCTGAACGTTGAGAATGCCTTCACCGAAGTTCTCACTGAGATTTACAGAGTGGTTAGCAAGAAAGCGCTTGAAGCTGGAGATGATCCAACCACTGCTTTGCCTAAAGGACAGACGATTAACGTCGGAGATATCTCGGCTGTTAAAAAACCTGGTTGCTGCTCTGCTTAG
- the LOC106361670 gene encoding sinapine esterase-like isoform X3 encodes MASSLKKLISSFLLIFSSTITVDSSEPSCRSYKSIISFGDSGADTGNYLHLSDVNHPPQAAFPPYGETFFHAPTGRNSDGRLIIDFIAEFLGLPYVPPYFGSKNVSVKQGINFAVYGATALDCALLIEKGIGSDFTNVSLSVQLSIFKQISPSLCASSSSHDCKEMLGDSLILMGDIGANDYDYMFFQGKSINEVEELVPLVIKAISSDLINLGGKTFLVPGTFPYGCFPAYLTLFQTAKEEEYDPLTGCLSWLNELGKNHDEHLKTELKRLRKLYPHVNIIYADYYNSMYRFFQEPAKYGFKERPLGACCGVGGQYNFTIGEECGYQGVGSCENPSEYVNWDGYHLTEATHQKMAHGLLNGPYATPAFDWSCLGSASVDTESSFTS; translated from the exons ATGGCTTCTTCACTGAAGAAGCTCATCTCAAGCTTTCTACTTATCTTTTCCTCCACCATCACTGTTGACTCATCAGAACCGTCGTGTCGAAGTTATAAATCGATCATCAGCTTCGGTGATTCCGGCGCCGACACTGGAAATTATCTCCACCTCTCCGACGTCAATCATCCTCCTCAAGCCGCATTTCCTCCTTATGGAGAAACCTTCTTCCATGCTCCCACCGGCCGTAACTCCGACGGCCGCCTCATCATCGATTTCATCG CTGAGTTCTTGGGACTACCATATGTACCACCTTATTTTGGTTCCAAAAACGTGAGCGTCAAGCAAGGGATCAATTTCGCGGTGTATGGAGCAACAGCTTTGGACTGTGCCTTGCTTATAGAAAAGGGAATTGGATCTGATTTTACCAATGTTAGTTTAAGTGTTCAGCTTAGCATCTTCAAGCAGATTTCACCTAGCCTTTGCGCCTCCTCGTCTTCTCATG ATTGTAAAGAGATGCTTGGAGACTCGCTGATTCTAATGGGAGATATTGGAGCGAATGACTACGATTACATGTTTTTCCAAGGCAAAAGTATCAATGAAGTTGAAGAGCTAGTTCCTCTAGTCATCAAAGCTATCTCTTCG GATTTGATCAATTTGGGAGGCAAAACATTTTTGGTGCCCGGAACCTTTCCATATGGATGTTTCCCCGCGTATCTTACTCTATTTCAGAccgcaaaagaagaagaatatgatCCTCTTACAGGTTGCCTCTCATGGCTCAATGAGTTAGGAAAAAACCATGATGAACACCTCAAGACAGAACTCAAACGACTCCGGAAACTCTACCCTCATGTCAACATCATTTATGCTGACTACTACAACTCTATGTACCGGTTTTTCCAAGAACCAGCCAAATACG ggtttaaggagAGACCTTTGGGTGCTTGTTGTGGAGTTGGAGGTCAGTACAACTTCACTATTGGTGAAGAGTGTGGATACCAAGGAGTTGGGAGTTGTGAAAATCCATCTGAGTATGTTAATTGGGATGGTTATCATTTAACCGAAGCAACGCACCAGAAGATGGCTCATGGCTTACTCAACGGTCCATATGCAACTCCTGCTTTCGATTGGTCCTGCCTTGGCTCTGCATCCGTGGATACAGAATCTTCTTTTACTAGTTGA
- the LOC106361672 gene encoding snRNA-activating protein complex subunit-like, with translation MESESSEEEIATSGIPRGGPIYLPNMVGQVSSVPEFQSSFLTLLHDFETHLSSSSHQHDLSTDALKIYTDEELTDMAMKEAFKEDNLSLRDDDDTFSINELEQSLIVSHPENPSAENERGTKRRRTVKTGAVKKTVKKTEVKRTVKKPEEAYIARVEQLAKLKQKQDEDKADVRLHCFSETWEDCEDASTSLEGFEKMQSLKSVDNYTLVKTSDIQGTVDTLFPEVILCVEIYNSRKSKTQEFLVLGRQMLTELKDKIHCVTDQVMEKAGKYDPSGYFLIEDIFHNDLRNRKAADYSKPILNWLWNSKDEALKKWEGIITGELQQKQRTALGVTKAMDLPRFGSAEMQSTRFCDLRFRLGASYLYCHQGDCKHMIVIRDMRLSHPEDVQNRAAYPRLIYQLKTRPQKCSVCKIYRASKVVLDDKWGNENQCYYCDICFGHLHNEGGPLYCDVPVFDYVYE, from the exons ATGGAGAGCGAGAGCAGCGAAGAAGAGATTGCTACCTCAGGGATCCCAAGAGGAGGCCCAATCTATCTCCCCAACATGGTGGGACAAGTTTCTTCAGTGCCCGAGTTTCAATCTTCGTTTCTCACTCTCCTCCACGATTTCGAAACTCACTTATCTTCCTCTTCTCACCAACATGATCTCTC AACTGATGCTCTCAAGATTTATACTGACGAGGAGCTCACTGATATGGCTATGAAGGAAGCCTTTAAGGAAGATAACCTCTCTTtacgtgatgatgatgatacctTTTCTATAAACGAGCTCGAGCAGTCTCTGATCGTTTCTCATCC TGAAAATCCATCAGCTGAGAACGAAAGAGGTACGAAAAGAAGGCGGACGGTAAAGACGGGTGCAGTGAAGAAGACAGTCAAGAAGACTGAGGTGAAGAGAACAGTAAAGAAACCTGAG GAAGCTTATATAGCCAGAGTAGAGCAGCTTGCTAAACTTAAACAAAAGCAGGATGAGGATAAAGCTGATGTGAGGCTACACTGCTTCAG CGAAACTTGGGAAGATTGTGAAGATGCAAGTACATCTCTAGAAGGCTTTGAGAAGATGCAATCGCTAAAGTCCGTTGATAACTATACG CTAGTGAAGACATCAGACATCCAGGGGACAGTAGATACGCTATTTCCTGAGGTCATTTTGTGTGTTGAGATTTATAACAGTCGCAAATCCAAG ACCCAAGAATTTTTGGTTCTGGGACGTCAAATGTTAACTGAATTAAAGGACAAGATACACTGTGTTACAGACCAGGTGATGGAAAAGGCTGGCAAGTATGATCCCTCTGGATACTTCCTCATTGAA GATATCTTTCACAACGATTTAAGGAACCGCAAGGCAGCAGATTACAGCAAACCTATACTAAACTGGCTATGGAACTCAAAAGATGAAGCACTTAAAAAATGGGAAGGCATTATAACGGGAGAACTACAACAAAAGCAGAGAACGGCTCTAGGTGTAACGAAAGCCATGGATTTGCCTCGTTTTGGATCTGCAGAGATGCAGAGTACACGTTTCTGTGATTTAAGATTCAGGCTCGGAGCTAGTTATCTTTACTGTCATCAGGGAGATTGCAAGCACATGATAGTGATACGGGACATGAGGCTGAGCCATCCAGAGGATGTTCAGAACAGAGCGGCATACCCGAGACTGATATATCAGTTGAAAACGAGGCCTCAGAAATGCAGCGTTTGCAAGATATACAGAGCTTCTAAGGTTGTATTGGATGACAAGTGGGGAAATGAGAATCAATGCTATTACTGTGATATTTGTTTTGGCCATCTGCACAACGAGGGTGGTCCTCTGTATTGTGACGTCCCAGTCTTTGATTATGTGTATGAGTAG
- the LOC106361675 gene encoding uncharacterized protein LOC106361675 has translation MASSTTSSPSLLFPSRNFASFPSIPLHRSSVSFIRCISKNPSPSTTTTSEDDILRFVANSDGKALPCVRTYENNSARLSLVGTVAFDQALTAAAADGGEAADEHLRENVPVMVVETVFPGGSDPKATVSTRLFLPTKKVKERAKRLRRSLSEDLSTGDLSKNILAMTFRQVVLRQLWNFQLVLFGPGAEREMGDYESTREDSTSFIVSSSDERVISVIAEVICISALQNTEKHFLDDYLGKAKFPFFKWLTKHRRIASRDSSVVLHKVFDDELNENANQLLEYFQSRKETYKVTESRQRSRWWNLSAKSKLEKIGGTGFSNWASEYLPAYRLEIDSAILGDVKLEGWRKSSENKWEVLLTHSQMVGLAEALDIYFEDIYSLPRKQLPCDAFGNYGNLPNEKRGLSLLKMISVTVASGILLLAVSAAAQFSIPQKSERKYPGKSQDISWSESELLSHQSSDTSELESFCGLVVNKLKDAYSWVGEITVESSIGAWIGEVPDYLKETSRAKATEDNVGTGSSLLEKLNEDAKASAQEIATYQVVLSSEGKIIGFQPTSRVAVNHWSANPLAKELYSGRKLSPGLIERGLKSGRPPTKVVVLELLMSVNSDRPFALVRPLRAQ, from the exons ATGGCTTCCTCTACTACTTCCtctccttctcttctcttcccttCTCGAAATTTCGCATCTTTTCCATCAATCCCCCTCCATAGAAGCTCCGTCTCCTTCATTCGCTGTATCTCCAAGAACCCTTCTccgtccaccaccaccacaagcGAGGACGACATTCTCCGTTTCGTGGCGAACTCCGACGGAAAGGCACTTCCATGCGTGCGGACCTACGAGAACAACTCAGCTCGGCTCAGCCTCGTCGGCACTGTAGCTTTCGATCAAGCTTTAACCGCGGCTGCAGCCGACGGTGGCGAAGCCGCCGATGAACACCTTCGCGAAAACGTACCCGTCATGGTGGTTGAGACTGTTTTCCCCGGAGGATCCGACCCGAAGGCTACTGTCTCGACCCGATTG TTCTTGCCGACAAAGAAAGTTAAAGAGCGAGCTAAAAGGCTGAGGAGGTCTCTCTCCGAGGATCTTTCCACCGGAGATTTGTCAAAAAACATACTTGCGATGACGTTCAGACAAGTTGTGCTGCGACAGTTGTGGAACTTTCAGCTTGTTTTGTTTGGACCTGGAGCTGAAAGAGAAATGGGAGATTACGAAAGCACTCGTGAGGATTCTACGTCCTTCATTGTTAGCTCATCTGATGAACGAGTTATATCTGTTATTGCAGAAGTTATATGCATCTCCGCTCTTCAAAACACCGAGAAGCATTTCCTTGATGATTATCTGGGGAAAGCTAAGTTTCCCTTTTTCAAGTGGTTAACGAAACACAGGAGGATTGCTTCAAGAGACTCCTCGGTTGTTTTGCATAAGGTATTCGACGATGAGCTAAACGAGAATGCAAACCAGTTGCTCGAGTATTTCCAGTCGAGGAAGGAAACCTACAAAGTTACGGAATCAAGGCAAAGAAGTCGGTGGTGGAACTTGTCTGCTAAGTCTAAGTTGGAAAAAATTGGTGGCACTGGGTTTAGTAATTGGGCAAGTGAGTATCTACCTGCATATCGATTAGAGATTGATAGTGCAATACTTGGGGATGTAAAGCTTGAAGGCTGGAGAAAGTCTAGTGAGAATAAGTGGGAGGTTCTTCTAACCCACTCCCAAATG GTTGGATTGGCTGAAGCGTTGGATATTTACTTTGAAGATATATACTCACTTCCCAGGAAACAGCTACCGTGTGATGCTTTTGGTAATTATGGTAACTTACCCAATGAAAAG AGAGGACTGTCTTTGTTGAAAATGATATCTGTCACCGTTGCCAGTGGAATTCTTCTTCTTGCCGTGAGTGCTGCGGCTCAGTTCTCTATTCCTCAGAAAAGCGAGAGAAAGTATCCTGGAAAAAGCCAAGATATTTCATGGTCAGAGAGTGAACTGTTGTCTCATCAATCTTCAGATACCTCCGAG TTGGAGTCATTCTGTGGATTAGTCGTCAACAAGCTAAAGGATGCTTACTCTTGGGTAGGAGAGATAACTGTAGAAAGCAGCATAGGGGCTTGGATTGGAGAAGTACCTGATTACTTAAAAGAAACTAGCAGAGCTAAAGCCACTGAAGATAACGTCGGTACAGGCTCTTCTCTTCTGGAGAAACTTAATGAAGACGCAAAAGCATCTGCGCAAGAAATCGCTACTTACCAG GTAGTGTTATCATCCGAAGGTAAAATCATAGGGTTCCAACCGACTAGCCGTGTGGCTGTGAACCACTGGTCTGCTAATCCTTTAGCTAAAGAACTTTACAGCGGAAGAAAACTCTCACCTG GGCTTATCGAGCGTGGTCTCAAGAGTGGACGACCTCCGACAAAAGTAGTTGTGTTGGAATTGTTAATGTCTGTGAATTCAGATCGACCTTTTGCACTGGTCAGACCATTACGGGCGCAATAA